In one window of Zhihengliuella sp. ISTPL4 DNA:
- a CDS encoding MFS transporter, which produces MFRSFANINYRIWFAGALVSNVGGWMQATAQDWVVLTELTDNDATAMGVTMALQFGPPLVLVSLTGWVADRFDRRKILLTTQTALLGLAIAVGSLLLAGVMTLPMMLAFALGFGIVNAFDAPARQAFVSDMVSATETSNAVALNSASFNLARMIGPAVGGLLIVAIGSGWVFIVNAATFLAMIVALLLMRTHLLAPRPKNRNRGGLAEGFRYVWARSDLKVVFVTVFLIGAFGMNFPIFASTMALEFGAGADGYGVLSSVLAIGSLIGALLAARRDRARVRVVILAAGGFGIAAFVSAAMPTYLSYAVTLTFTGFMIVTLLTTANGYVQITTDPALRGRVLALYMAVIMGSTPVGAPIAGWVADAFGPRAAIMLGGTAGFIACAIGVTWVLTSGRLRREESSRFRLTLDETRPLRVVQAVEPVDYTEKAAATTPIRLPRRDGE; this is translated from the coding sequence ATGTTCCGTTCCTTCGCGAACATCAACTACCGGATCTGGTTCGCCGGCGCCCTCGTGTCGAACGTCGGCGGGTGGATGCAGGCCACCGCCCAGGACTGGGTCGTACTAACCGAGCTCACCGACAACGACGCGACCGCGATGGGCGTCACCATGGCACTGCAGTTCGGCCCACCGCTGGTGCTCGTGAGCCTGACCGGCTGGGTCGCTGATCGCTTCGATCGGCGGAAGATCCTGCTGACCACGCAGACCGCGCTGCTCGGCCTCGCGATCGCGGTCGGATCCCTGCTGCTGGCCGGCGTGATGACCCTGCCGATGATGCTCGCGTTCGCCCTCGGGTTCGGCATCGTCAACGCGTTCGACGCGCCCGCCCGGCAGGCCTTCGTGTCGGACATGGTGTCCGCGACCGAGACCTCCAACGCCGTGGCGCTGAACTCCGCCTCCTTCAACCTCGCCCGCATGATCGGCCCCGCGGTCGGTGGTCTGCTCATCGTCGCGATCGGCTCCGGCTGGGTGTTCATCGTCAACGCCGCGACGTTCCTCGCCATGATCGTCGCGCTGCTGCTCATGCGCACGCACCTGCTCGCACCGCGGCCGAAGAACCGCAACCGCGGCGGCCTCGCCGAGGGGTTCCGGTACGTCTGGGCGCGCAGCGACCTCAAGGTCGTTTTCGTGACGGTGTTCCTCATCGGCGCGTTCGGCATGAACTTCCCGATCTTCGCCTCGACCATGGCGCTGGAGTTCGGAGCCGGCGCCGACGGGTACGGGGTGCTGAGCTCGGTGCTCGCGATCGGGTCGCTGATCGGCGCCCTCCTCGCCGCGCGTCGGGACCGGGCGAGGGTGCGCGTGGTGATCCTCGCGGCGGGCGGGTTCGGGATCGCGGCTTTCGTCTCGGCCGCGATGCCCACCTACCTCTCCTATGCGGTCACGCTCACGTTCACCGGCTTCATGATCGTGACGCTGCTGACCACGGCCAACGGCTACGTGCAGATCACGACGGATCCGGCACTGCGCGGCCGAGTCCTCGCCCTCTACATGGCCGTCATCATGGGGTCGACTCCGGTCGGCGCGCCGATCGCCGGCTGGGTCGCCGACGCGTTCGGCCCTCGTGCCGCCATCATGCTCGGCGGGACCGCCGGTTTCATCGCGTGCGCGATCGGGGTGACCTGGGTGCTCACGTCGGGGCGTCTGCGCCGTGAGGAGAGCAGCCGCTTCCGCCTGACGCTCGACGAGACCCGGCCACTGCGGGTCGTGCAGGCGGTCGAGCCGGTCGACTACACGGAGAAGGCGGCGGCGACCACGCCCATCCGCCTGCCGCGCCGCGACGGCGAGTGA
- a CDS encoding MarR family winged helix-turn-helix transcriptional regulator, with translation MSASDDSLHLTATDLRMATFRLARRLRCARAADMMSDTQLAVLADLRMNGRRTISTLAERERVTAPSMTSIVNGLEEQGYVARTPDEDDRRRVQVDITPAGTEIVVETIRRRDVLLADMLREVDYTEEELATLREASALMRRVVER, from the coding sequence ATGTCTGCGTCCGATGATTCCCTGCACCTCACCGCCACAGACCTCCGCATGGCCACGTTCCGGCTCGCCCGTCGGCTGCGCTGCGCCCGCGCTGCCGACATGATGAGCGACACCCAGCTCGCGGTGCTCGCCGACCTGCGCATGAACGGCCGCCGCACGATCTCCACCCTCGCCGAGCGCGAGCGCGTGACCGCCCCGTCGATGACGAGCATCGTGAACGGCCTGGAGGAGCAAGGCTATGTCGCCCGCACCCCCGACGAGGACGACCGCCGCCGCGTGCAGGTGGACATCACCCCCGCCGGCACCGAGATCGTCGTCGAGACCATCCGCCGCCGCGACGTGCTGCTGGCCGACATGCTCCGCGAGGTCGACTACACCGAGGAGGAGCTGGCGACGCTGCGAGAAGCGAGCGCCCTGATGCGGAGGGTGGTGGAGCGATGA
- a CDS encoding copper homeostasis protein CutC, with amino-acid sequence MTRTIALEIAVQDPAGVRIAAEVGAARVELATALALGGLTPSLATLELALEAAGANGPEVHVLIRPRAGGFHYSADELAVAERDVRHAVAAGAAGVVIGALDGEGRLDRDAMARLRDAAGEAPATLHRAIDVTADPVATLRAARELGLRRVLTSGGASAAIDGIDTLRALVAAAEGRIEVMAGSGVDVASAPALAAAGVDALHFSAKRAVTEDGGVRMGSASDGVGGYEVTDPDIAFAIRDAIRDAVEGTAR; translated from the coding sequence GTGACCCGAACGATCGCTCTCGAAATCGCCGTCCAGGATCCCGCCGGAGTGCGCATCGCCGCCGAGGTCGGCGCCGCCCGCGTCGAGCTCGCCACGGCTCTCGCCCTGGGTGGGCTCACCCCGTCGCTCGCCACGCTGGAGCTCGCGCTCGAGGCCGCGGGTGCGAACGGCCCCGAGGTGCACGTCCTCATCCGTCCGCGCGCCGGGGGCTTCCACTACAGCGCCGACGAGCTGGCCGTCGCCGAGCGCGACGTGCGTCACGCCGTCGCGGCGGGGGCCGCGGGCGTCGTGATCGGCGCGCTCGACGGCGAAGGGAGACTGGACCGCGACGCCATGGCCCGGCTTCGGGATGCGGCCGGGGAAGCTCCGGCGACCCTGCACCGGGCGATCGACGTGACCGCCGACCCGGTGGCGACCCTGCGCGCCGCGCGCGAGCTCGGGCTCCGGCGCGTGCTCACCTCCGGAGGGGCATCCGCCGCGATCGACGGCATCGACACCCTGCGCGCGCTCGTCGCTGCTGCCGAGGGGCGGATCGAGGTCATGGCCGGCAGTGGCGTCGACGTCGCGAGCGCTCCGGCGCTTGCCGCGGCCGGTGTCGACGCCCTCCACTTCTCCGCGAAGCGGGCCGTCACCGAGGACGGCGGTGTGCGCATGGGCTCCGCCTCCGACGGGGTCGGCGGCTACGAGGTGACGGACCCCGACATCGCCTTCGCGATCCGGGACGCCATCCGCGACGCCGTCGAGGGAACCGCCCGGTAA
- a CDS encoding alpha/beta fold hydrolase → MTDTREYTDSHGIAIVYDVHPAEGTPRGVVQLLHGVGEHAGRYPALIAALTGAGFTVYADDHRGHGRTGMRQHGDPARLGRLGPGGLRAAKDAIWQLTGIIRDENPDLPLVLLGHSWGSFLAQMLVNEHAEAFDAVILSGSALRTPRSLNPAPLNAAWAADDATGYEWLSRDPAVWKAFEEDPLTTGVPLLKLFGLLDAARLYGRPAKHLARDLPMLLLVGRDDPVGGPRSVHKLADEYRRRSGLTDVTTLVYPDARHEIFQELQQDEVRADVLAWLDAHIPAR, encoded by the coding sequence ATGACCGACACCCGCGAGTACACCGACAGCCACGGCATCGCCATCGTCTACGACGTTCACCCGGCCGAGGGGACGCCCCGCGGCGTCGTCCAGCTCCTGCACGGGGTGGGCGAGCACGCGGGACGGTATCCGGCGCTGATCGCCGCGCTCACCGGAGCGGGCTTCACCGTCTACGCCGATGACCACCGCGGGCACGGGCGCACGGGCATGCGTCAGCACGGTGACCCGGCCCGGCTCGGACGGCTCGGCCCCGGGGGTCTCCGGGCGGCCAAGGATGCGATCTGGCAGCTGACCGGCATCATCCGCGACGAGAACCCCGACCTTCCGCTCGTGCTCCTCGGACACTCGTGGGGTTCCTTCCTCGCGCAGATGCTGGTGAACGAGCACGCCGAGGCCTTCGATGCGGTGATCCTGTCCGGCTCGGCGCTGCGCACGCCACGCTCCCTGAACCCGGCGCCGCTGAACGCCGCGTGGGCCGCCGACGACGCGACCGGATACGAGTGGCTGAGCCGGGACCCTGCGGTGTGGAAGGCCTTCGAGGAGGATCCGCTCACGACGGGGGTGCCGCTGCTCAAGCTCTTCGGCCTGCTCGACGCGGCGCGGCTGTACGGGCGTCCGGCGAAGCACCTCGCGCGCGACCTCCCGATGCTCCTCCTCGTCGGCCGGGACGATCCGGTCGGCGGTCCGCGCAGCGTTCACAAGCTCGCCGACGAGTACCGCCGTCGCTCCGGGCTCACCGACGTCACGACACTCGTCTACCCTGACGCCCGGCACGAGATCTTCCAGGAGCTCCAGCAGGACGAGGTACGCGCCGACGTCCTCGCCTGGCTCGACGCCCACATCCCCGCCCGCTGA
- a CDS encoding DUF1684 domain-containing protein — protein MSFLTDWHEWHAARERYAGSEYGPSALESTNWLITESAAVDGIPGLWALTGDGGIRGSELGRSGSVVTLRGTQTLRLGRRELRVFDRNGLLALRVWNPARAQREWFTAIDAYAPDERWRLPATFEPAPDERIVVTAVDGEERETAIAGRLRFELAGAPHELTVTRSGSGALSAVFADGTNGPETYRFRFLSIDEPAADGSAVIDFNRAYLPPCAFSDQFICPLPTPGNRYSTPIRAGERVVVLGG, from the coding sequence ATGAGCTTCCTGACGGACTGGCACGAGTGGCATGCGGCGCGCGAACGCTACGCGGGGTCGGAGTACGGGCCCTCCGCACTGGAGTCGACGAACTGGCTCATCACCGAGTCGGCGGCGGTCGACGGCATTCCGGGGCTCTGGGCCCTCACCGGCGACGGGGGCATCCGCGGCAGCGAACTCGGGCGGTCCGGGTCGGTGGTCACCCTCCGTGGCACCCAGACCCTGCGCCTCGGGCGGCGGGAGCTGCGCGTGTTCGACCGCAACGGACTGCTGGCCCTCCGCGTCTGGAACCCCGCGCGTGCGCAGCGGGAGTGGTTCACCGCGATCGACGCCTACGCCCCCGACGAACGCTGGCGGCTCCCCGCCACGTTCGAGCCCGCGCCCGACGAGCGGATCGTGGTCACGGCGGTGGACGGCGAGGAACGCGAGACCGCGATCGCCGGACGCCTGCGGTTCGAGCTTGCCGGCGCCCCGCACGAGCTCACGGTCACCCGCAGCGGGAGCGGAGCGCTGAGCGCGGTCTTCGCCGACGGGACGAACGGGCCGGAGACGTACCGGTTCCGGTTCCTCTCGATCGACGAGCCCGCTGCCGACGGTTCCGCCGTGATCGACTTCAACCGGGCGTACCTGCCGCCCTGCGCGTTCTCGGACCAGTTCATCTGTCCCCTGCCCACGCCCGGCAACCGCTACTCCACGCCGATCAGGGCCGGGGAACGCGTGGTCGTGCTCGGCGGCTGA